A window from Temnothorax longispinosus isolate EJ_2023e chromosome 1, Tlon_JGU_v1, whole genome shotgun sequence encodes these proteins:
- the Snrnp-u1-c gene encoding U1 small nuclear ribonucleoprotein C, translating into MPKYYCDYCDTYLTHDSPSVRKTHCQGRKHKDNVKYFYQKWMEEQAQHLIDATTAAFKAGKIASNPFAANKGAAIPPPPNLGSNLGSRSGVPPQGPPGMMPPPGMHPAGPMGPGGPMMMGPHGPMPPPMMGMRPPMMGPMGPMGPMMGPIGPMGHMRPPMNGPPPPMVGPPPMKK; encoded by the coding sequence ATGCCGAAATACTATTGCGACTACTGTGACACTTATTTAACACATGACTCGCCGAGCGTACGGAAGACCCATTGCCAGGGTCGTAAGCACAAGGATAATGTAAAGTATTTCTACCAGAAATGGATGGAGGAACAGGCCCAGCATTTGATCGACGCGACGACGGCCGCTTTCAAGGCCGGTAAGATTGCCTCCAACCCTTTTGCGGCCAACAAGGGCGCGGCGATACCACCGCCGCCGAACCTCGGCTCCAACCTTGGCTCAAGATCCGGAGTACCGCCACAGGGACCTCCGGGAATGATGCCACCGCCGGGTATGCATCCAGCTGGTCCGATGGGGCCAGGAGGTCCGATGATGATGGGACCGCATGGACCGATGCCACCTCCTATGATGGGCATGAGACCACCTATGATGGGACCGATGGGACCGATGGGTCCTATGATGGGCCCTATAGGTCCTATGGGACACATGAGACCACCGATGAATGGACCGCCGCCTCCAATGGTCGGCCCACCGCCAATGAAGAAATAA